From Bacteroidota bacterium:
ACTCAAGCAGGCCGGGGGGACTCTTTCCGGCGGGGAACAGCAGATGCTCGCCATCGGCAGGGCGCTGATGACACGGCCCCGGCTTCTCCTGCTCGACGAACCCTCCCTCGGCATCGCCCCGATCCTCGTCAAGACGATTTTCGAGAGGATCGTCGAGATCAACCGCGAACTCGGAATGACGATCCTTCTCGTCGAGCAGAACGCGCACCTTGCGCTCCAGATAGCCCACTACGCCTACGTGATCGAAACGGGACAGGTCGTGATCGAGGGAAAAGCGGCCGATATCGCGAAGAACGAGGAAGTCCGGAAGGCCTACCTCGGCGAAACGTAACCTCCCTGCTTTGTCGTCCCGGCAAGGAGTCGGTAGCCGCAGCCTTTAGGCTGCGTCCATGACACCGCGATCTGAAGATCGCGGCTACCAATACCTCGAGCGAACCGGGATCCTTCGTCGCTACGCTCCTCAGGATGACACTAGAGTGAATCCTTTCGAAGCAGGCTCTTCTTGAATCCGTAGAGGAAGTAGATCACCATCCCGATTGCCAGCCAGATGAGGAAGCGCATGATCGTGATGGTGGGCAAACCGAGCACAAGGTAGAGGCAGGAAAGGATCCCCAGGATCGGTATGACCGGAACCCATGGGGTCCGGAATCCTCTCGGCCTGTGCGGATCCCGCACGCGCAGTATCAGAATCCCGACACAGACCAGGATAAACGCGAACAGCGTCCCGATATTCGTCAGGTCGACCATCTCGTCGATACTGGTGAACATCGCGCAGACCCCCACGGCGACGCCGGTGAGGATCGTTGTGACGTGAGGGGTCCGGTATTTCGGGTGCACCTTTGCGAACGTGGGGGGAAGGAGCCCGTCGCGCGCCATGGAGAAGAAAATTCTCGGCTGCCCGAGTTGGAACACGAGGAGCACCGCCGTATGCGCGACGACGGAACCGAACGCGACGATCCCCACAATCAGACTCTCCCAGTTTTCGATGTGCGCATACCGGAGCGCAAGGATCAGCGGCTCGGCCTGCTGCGTCGCGAGGGTCTTCACCAGTGCGGGATACGGAATGATTCCGGTGAAGACTGCGGCGACGATGATGTAGATCACCGTACAGACGATCAGCGAACCGATGATGCCGATCGGAAGGTCGCGCTTGGGGTTGCGGACCTCCTCCGCCACCGTCGAAACGGCGTCGAAGCCGATATACGCGAAAAAAACCACAGCCGCACCCGCCTGAACCCCTTCCCAGCCGTTCGGAGCGAACGGATGCCAGTTTTCGGGCTTCACATACTTCCATCCGACCAGGACGAAAAATCCGAGGACGAG
This genomic window contains:
- a CDS encoding amino acid permease; the protein is MLKQLFRRKGLDALLHESETPQHQLKRALGAFDVVMLGIGAIIGAGIFATVGTAAAGDAARLGAGPALMLSFVLTAVACGFAALCYAEFAAMVPISGSAYTYSYLTLGEFIAWIIGWDLIIEYAVGNVAVAISWANYFKTFIGGFGLLVPDWLSTDYRTAARIPGLFENAPHVFGIPIVFNILAFGIVAAITIVLVIGIRESARANTGMVLLKLLVLGFFVLVGWKYVKPENWHPFAPNGWEGVQAGAAVVFFAYIGFDAVSTVAEEVRNPKRDLPIGIIGSLIVCTVIYIIVAAVFTGIIPYPALVKTLATQQAEPLILALRYAHIENWESLIVGIVAFGSVVAHTAVLLVFQLGQPRIFFSMARDGLLPPTFAKVHPKYRTPHVTTILTGVAVGVCAMFTSIDEMVDLTNIGTLFAFILVCVGILILRVRDPHRPRGFRTPWVPVIPILGILSCLYLVLGLPTITIMRFLIWLAIGMVIYFLYGFKKSLLRKDSL